ATGTTAAAGATTAAAGTAAGTTGAATATTTATAGATGAAAATGTTACAGaagataaagataaaaattttattattatatatatgaatgcaCCTTTAATGTAGTTAGCTTGTAACAACATTACCACTATAGATTATCTGACAACATTTTAAAGAGGCTTGTGTTCAAAGGGTAACATAATATTTTTCTTAGGAAACTATGTAATTTGATTTTGGGATCTTAGATACCATCATGTAGTTGTATACAGTAGTTATAAGTGATTTCACTGATATGGTTTGTGATTATGTTATGCCAGCCGTGTGTGTGGCAACTCACATGGGCTGATCAGAAAGTACGGGCTTATGTGCTGCAGACAATGCTTCCACAGCAATGCGAAGGAAATTGGTTTCATTAAGGTTAGTATGATGTCTTTGGAATACTTTGCAAAAAAATTGAGTTATTGGCATTCTATTGTGGTCTCTCTACCAACGGATCTAGGGAAGGAGGACTTTTTCTTCCCTTGGTCGGGGAAACAACTTCCCTTTGTTAAAAGGTAGAGAATTGATTGTCTAGATCTCACCTCTTTGATACCTCA
This genomic window from Rutidosis leptorrhynchoides isolate AG116_Rl617_1_P2 chromosome 2, CSIRO_AGI_Rlap_v1, whole genome shotgun sequence contains:
- the LOC139894209 gene encoding small ribosomal subunit protein uS14z/uS14y/uS14x-like — its product is MGHSNIWNSHPKLYGPGSRTCRVCGNSHGLIRKYGLMCCRQCFHSNAKEIGFIKYR